The DNA region CGTCGGCGTATCGTTCTCGAGCTCCCCCTTGACTTCCACAGCGGGCGGGTGGCTAAAACCTTCTGCGGCGATCTCCGCCGTCTGACGCCCGCGCAGTAAGGGGCTAGACCAGAGGAAGTCCGGGTCGGTGCCGAGTCGATGGAGCGCTTTTCCCGCAATACGGGCTTCGTGGTGCCCTTCCTTGGTCAGCGGACGCTCGGCATCGGTCGGCGCTTCGCGAGAAGCCGTCGCATGACGGAGAAAGTAAAGAGTCATGAGCAGAGCGTAACGCGGCGAGCGCACGGAAGAAAGCATCGGTCGATCCTTCACCGCTCCATTATCTCTAGCCCGGGAACGAGATTGGGGAGCATGTTGGGGATTCAGCCAGGGCAGCGGCTTTGGAGAGCGGATACGGCCTGGTTCGGAGAAACCGGGAGGAAGCGTCGGTACATTCCCATCCGCCGCATGGATGTGGGCTGGATCACATCTAGCCGCCATTTCTCACAAGCTTTCTCCTGCGGCTTGCACGATGGGCTTGTCTGCTTCGCTCTCGCTTGGGTTTTTGGCCATCCTCGCCGTATGTCGTCCTACAGCTCCGGGGGAAAACCTGCGCCACGTCTCGCATCCAAGCCCATCTGCGGCGCCTCGGCTACGAAATTTGTGAGAAATGGCTGTTAGGCAGTGAAGATAGAAATGGCTCTTCGCGGAATGGAATGGGCGGAGGGAGCAGATTCTCGGGCTAACGTCGCGCCACGGCCGTGTCGCCGACGGGAGGCTTGGTCCGGGAAAGCTGCCCCATCTGCTTGAGCCAAGCCTCGTAGTCGTCGGCCGTGTCAACAACGAGGAAACCCTTCATGGCGAAATGTCCAACGCCGCAAAGCTGGCCGCATGCGATCTCAAAGCGCCCGGTATGCGTCGGGGTGAACCACATCGGGATCGTCAGGCCCGGGATCGCGTCCCGTTGGATCCGCATCTGGATCACATAGTAGTTGTGCACCACGTCGCGGGAGCCGAGATAGATGAGCACCGGCTTGCCCACAGGGACATGCATCTCGTTCATGGTGATGATGTCGTCCTTGGCAGCCGGATCGCTCTTGTCAAGGCCGATGGGATTCATCGCGTCCGCCAGCCGCATGTCCCGCCGCCCTAGCCTTCCGTCAGGCCCCGGATAGTGAAAGATCCAACCGAACTGCTGGGCCACCGCCTCCAGAGTAACCGCTTCTCCCGGCCCCGGCGGGTTGAGCACCCGATTTCCCCACAAAGGAACGGAAAACCCGAAGAGCAGCACCATTTCCGCAAAGATGATGGTCCACTCAAGGTGCTTGGGCCATGAGGCCTTGAGCCCCTCGTAGCTCGCATGGGGGTTTTTCGCCGCCCCAAAGCGCGCCAGCGAGTAGACAAAGAAGCTGAACCAGATGACGAAGAGGATCAGCGAAAACCAGAGAATGATCTCCATGAATTCGTCGATCTGCCTGCCATGCTCGGACATGCAGCGGGAAATGCCCGTCAGCTCAAGAAGAAGTGCGAACACGATTCAACCCCTCCGATTGATTTTTGGACCTCCCGGCCCGGATAAAGAAACGGAGAAAAGCCCCGAAGACCAGCCCAAGGAGGACCAGCATAAGCAGCACGGCGGGCAAGATGCCCCTGGTCGCCTGGGATTTGGGGAGGCCGCACACGGCGCACGCCCGGCCCACGGCCGGGTAGGCGTTCATAACTCCGAGAACAAGGATGGGAAGCGCCCCAACGTTTCTGCGTGTGCTCACCGGCGTGTTCTCCCTTTTTTTTACCACCGCAGGGCACCCCCTGTTCCGCGGTGAGGCGTCCTCACGCGGGACCCGCAATCTTCCCACCCTGCTCCTTCGAGAAATTCCGCATACGCGGGAGGAGGCTTTTGCGAGCGGCGGTAGAGGCTCCATACAAAGAACAGCAGGCTTCCGATCGGGATGAGCGCGATCCCGACCAAGGCCCAGGCCGCAGCGTCTCCAGGCTCGTGTCCCTGTGCAGGAATGTCGGCGATCGAAGAAAACGAACGCTCCGCGATCGCGATCAAGCCGAGCGCACCCAGGAAGAGGAGCCCCCCTCCTACGGATAACAAGACACTCAGGAGTTTCTTCATTCGATCAATCCCAGCCGCCGCGTTTTCCGCAAGAACCAGACACCGTAAATGACCACGCCGACCGCCGTCGCCAACGACGCTACCCCCAGCCAGACCAAGATGCTTCCCTGACTTTCCTGCTGGTGGTATTCGACCAGCGCCCAGCCGCCCAACCCCAGGAAGAGGCAGGTGACGATGCTCACGAAGAGCAGATGGAATTGGCGAAGGGACACGGCAGCCTCCTATTTTGCAGAGTTCAACTGATCTAAGTAACACCAAAAGAAGACGACAAGCAACA from Methylacidimicrobium sp. AP8 includes:
- the sixA gene encoding phosphohistidine phosphatase SixA; translated protein: MKDRPMLSSVRSPRYALLMTLYFLRHATASREAPTDAERPLTKEGHHEARIAGKALHRLGTDPDFLWSSPLLRGRQTAEIAAEGFSHPPAVEVKGELENDTPTAELLALLKPLPSDSEVILVGHMPSLSEHLAALLGATSPENFSLDKGGIAALRLDTIQLGKAALRFRLRNEQLEKIA
- a CDS encoding cytochrome c oxidase subunit II, with protein sequence MFALLLELTGISRCMSEHGRQIDEFMEIILWFSLILFVIWFSFFVYSLARFGAAKNPHASYEGLKASWPKHLEWTIIFAEMVLLFGFSVPLWGNRVLNPPGPGEAVTLEAVAQQFGWIFHYPGPDGRLGRRDMRLADAMNPIGLDKSDPAAKDDIITMNEMHVPVGKPVLIYLGSRDVVHNYYVIQMRIQRDAIPGLTIPMWFTPTHTGRFEIACGQLCGVGHFAMKGFLVVDTADDYEAWLKQMGQLSRTKPPVGDTAVARR